The Thermococcus sp. 21S7 genome window below encodes:
- a CDS encoding biotin/lipoate A/B protein ligase family protein: protein MRFIPLIVARPEVQMAIDEAIMRARIEGKVPDTVRLYAFSPSSVTIGRFQSVVHDVNLEEAKRLGIPVVRRITGGGSVFHDEFGEITYSVIVGDDYHPMLRNVESSYRYLAGPLVDALKELGLEAGFSGLNDIVANGKKISGSAQTRRKGVILQHGTFMYSTRVEILGKVLRVSKAKLADKGVSSIWERVTTLEREGIALSRWEAYELLKESFFSAFEPEEGGLTDYELELVEELIEKRYGNREWNEMG from the coding sequence ATGAGGTTCATCCCGCTTATCGTTGCAAGGCCCGAGGTTCAGATGGCCATAGACGAGGCGATAATGCGCGCCAGAATCGAGGGAAAAGTTCCCGACACGGTCAGACTCTATGCGTTCTCGCCGAGCTCGGTAACAATAGGCCGCTTCCAGAGCGTCGTCCACGACGTCAACCTCGAAGAAGCTAAGAGGCTCGGCATTCCCGTCGTCAGGCGCATAACCGGCGGCGGTTCGGTGTTCCACGACGAATTTGGGGAGATAACATACTCGGTGATCGTCGGCGATGACTACCACCCAATGCTCAGGAACGTTGAGAGCAGCTACCGCTATTTAGCCGGCCCGCTGGTTGATGCGCTGAAAGAGCTCGGCCTTGAGGCGGGCTTCTCTGGCCTGAACGATATCGTTGCCAACGGGAAAAAAATCAGCGGCTCCGCACAGACGAGGAGGAAGGGGGTAATCCTTCAGCACGGCACCTTCATGTACTCCACGCGCGTCGAGATACTCGGAAAGGTTCTGAGGGTCTCCAAGGCAAAGCTCGCCGACAAGGGCGTTTCGAGCATCTGGGAGCGCGTAACCACCCTGGAGCGCGAGGGCATAGCTCTGAGCCGTTGGGAGGCCTACGAACTGCTCAAGGAGAGCTTCTTCAGTGCCTTTGAGCCCGAGGAGGGTGGGCTCACCGATTATGAGCTGGAGCTGGTTGAAGAGCTCATTGAGAAGCGCTACGGAAACAGAGAGTGGAACGAGATGGGGTAA